In Ignavibacteriales bacterium, the genomic window GACTAAGTTCATAATCCGAATACCAGCAAAAGCAAGTGAATCGTATGTATAAAATTTTATTAATTGATGATAACCAGGCTGTACTTAACTTCCTTAGAATACTGTTACTTCAGAAAGAACAATATGAAATAAAAACACTCCAGGATTCTACTAAAGCATATGAATTGTTAGAGAAAGAAAAATTTGATGTAATGCTTCTCGATATGGATATGCCAGATGTTAGTGGATTGGATATTCTAAAATTTATTAAAATAAATAATATTGATATAACCACAATTGTACTTACCGGTGTTGAAGATATTGATCTTGCAATTTCTGCAATGAAGTTGAGCACTTACGATTACATGCTTAAACCCGTAGATGAAAATAAATTAATTGAAACAATTGACACAGCTATCAAACAAAAACAATTTTTCAAGAAAGATTCAGAAGTTGATCAATTGGCGATTCTTGACGGATTTAAGTACAAAGATGTTTTTAAGAATATTATTACAAATGATGAAAAAATGTTCAAGATTTTTCACTTTGTGGAAAAATTTGCGCAGACAGATAACAGCGTTCTAATATGGGGAGAAAGCGGTTCCGGTAAAGAATTAATTGCTGAGGCTATTCACGCAATAAGTTACAGAAGGGATAAAAAATTTGTAGCAGTAAATGCAGGAACATTTGCGCAGGAATTATTTTCAAGTGAATTCTTTGGGTATGAGAAAGGCGCGTTTACAGGTGCCTCAAAAGATAAAGTAGGCTTTCTTGAAGATGCAAATGGAGGGACGTTATTCCTTGATGAAATTGGAGAATTATCATTACCAATCCAGG contains:
- a CDS encoding sigma-54 dependent transcriptional regulator → MYKILLIDDNQAVLNFLRILLLQKEQYEIKTLQDSTKAYELLEKEKFDVMLLDMDMPDVSGLDILKFIKINNIDITTIVLTGVEDIDLAISAMKLSTYDYMLKPVDENKLIETIDTAIKQKQFFKKDSEVDQLAILDGFKYKDVFKNIITNDEKMFKIFHFVEKFAQTDNSVLIWGESGSGKELIAEAIHAISYRRDKKFVAVNAGTFAQELFSSEFFGYEKGAFTGASKDKVGFLEDANGGTLFLDEIGELSLPIQVKLLRVLQEEEFYRLGSTKNIKVDVRIIAATNKNLFEEIKKGNFRKDLFFRLNINSINLPPLRERKVDIEILANYFLLKFNKKYNKNVLRISDPVINCLKSYPFPGNVRELMNIINSAIIVEPTAELRKKSLPNYFLENNGSYGDFDDGIIPITLEEIEKKHIYKVMEFTNNNKTKAAEILGISRVNLIAKIKKYQLE